From the genome of Gracilimonas sp., one region includes:
- a CDS encoding aminotransferase class IV, with product MSKSAYMILNGQIIEESAAAISPLNRGLMYGDGCFETLRSYSGKFLGWSNHVERLKSGLEYLNMECPVSPRELESHIRTLLNHNQLENTEAIIRIQCWRDGKRGYTPDSTKASWMVQAGKLQNEAKELKLAVAKTRCIPSEALERKYKLSNGLNYIKAAQEAGERSCDDALMLTVDDKVSETTSANIFWIKEGKVHTPSEECDLLPGVTRSMVMDVIQSLGIPVEESVYDLSSVKKAEAVFCTNSLIEIVEVISLDDIRFEVNHPLSMKIKVGFEQYKVQEFQK from the coding sequence ATGAGTAAATCAGCATATATGATTCTGAATGGTCAGATTATAGAAGAATCTGCCGCTGCTATTTCCCCACTCAATCGCGGATTGATGTATGGGGATGGATGTTTTGAAACGCTGCGAAGTTACTCAGGAAAATTTCTGGGCTGGAGCAATCACGTTGAGCGACTAAAATCGGGCTTGGAATATCTGAATATGGAATGCCCGGTTTCTCCTCGCGAATTGGAAAGTCATATCCGCACTCTTCTTAATCACAATCAACTGGAAAACACGGAAGCTATAATCCGTATTCAGTGTTGGCGAGATGGAAAAAGAGGGTATACGCCAGACTCCACCAAAGCCAGCTGGATGGTACAGGCGGGTAAACTTCAAAACGAAGCAAAAGAACTGAAGCTTGCCGTAGCCAAAACACGCTGTATTCCTTCTGAAGCCCTCGAGCGCAAATATAAGCTGAGTAACGGACTGAACTATATTAAAGCCGCTCAGGAGGCCGGGGAACGTTCCTGTGATGATGCCTTGATGCTTACCGTTGATGATAAAGTGAGTGAGACTACATCGGCCAATATTTTCTGGATCAAAGAAGGTAAGGTGCATACTCCGTCAGAAGAATGTGACTTACTTCCTGGTGTAACCCGGTCTATGGTTATGGATGTTATTCAAAGCTTGGGAATCCCGGTTGAAGAATCAGTTTACGATCTTTCGTCGGTCAAAAAGGCTGAGGCTGTTTTCTGCACGAATTCACTCATTGAAATTGTGGAAGTGATCTCACTGGATGATATCCGTTTTGAAGTTAACCATCCGTTGAGCATGAAAATTAAAGTCGGATTTGAGCAATACAAGGTTCAGGAGTTTCAGAAATGA
- a CDS encoding alpha-amylase family glycosyl hydrolase: MKKFFTNVLPVLLGLSIIIGGCNQPEQNSDRAPVSSVEQLEWSKNSSIYEINVRQYSEEGTIEAVRKDLPRIREMGVRILWLMPIHPIGEKNRKGPLGSYYSVQDYKEVNPNFGTKEDFARFVDEAHQLGFKVIIDWVANHTAWDNPWTQNPEWYELNEEGNFMPPRGTDWSDVIQLDYENEEMRAAMIDALEYWVRDFNIDGYRCDVAGMVPTDFWKEAIDSLNNIKPVFMLAEDGEPELVKEAFQMNYAWQYAHTIREIAAGHQTFQDLDSLMQETEANFPSSAYRMYFTSNHDENSWNGTDPEMYGDNFENFAVLSATLSGMPLIYNGQESGLDKQLEFFEKDPIEWKEYKYQGFYTTLVGLKRDTPALWNGDFGGDLEFIQVPEGSEGVLAYKRQKDDSEVVVVLNFTGNQQSVPLSEVGVDESYTTYNSNSLMVTSQEISFGPNQWVIFVK, translated from the coding sequence ATGAAGAAATTCTTTACCAACGTTCTCCCGGTATTACTGGGTTTAAGTATCATTATAGGGGGGTGCAATCAACCCGAACAAAATTCAGACAGAGCTCCCGTAAGTTCAGTTGAGCAACTGGAATGGAGTAAGAATTCCAGTATTTACGAGATTAATGTCCGGCAGTATTCTGAAGAAGGGACAATCGAGGCGGTTAGAAAAGATTTGCCGAGGATTAGAGAAATGGGCGTTCGGATTTTATGGCTGATGCCCATTCATCCCATTGGTGAAAAGAACAGAAAAGGCCCGCTTGGAAGTTACTATTCGGTTCAGGATTACAAAGAAGTAAACCCCAATTTTGGCACCAAAGAAGATTTTGCCCGTTTTGTAGACGAAGCGCACCAACTGGGTTTTAAAGTGATTATCGACTGGGTGGCAAATCACACGGCTTGGGATAATCCCTGGACACAAAACCCGGAGTGGTATGAGCTGAATGAAGAAGGAAACTTTATGCCTCCAAGAGGTACCGACTGGTCGGATGTCATTCAGCTTGATTACGAAAATGAAGAAATGCGCGCAGCGATGATTGATGCCCTCGAATATTGGGTTCGCGATTTTAATATTGACGGATACCGGTGTGATGTAGCAGGAATGGTACCCACCGACTTCTGGAAAGAAGCTATTGACTCTCTGAATAACATTAAACCGGTATTTATGCTGGCCGAAGACGGGGAACCCGAACTGGTGAAAGAAGCCTTTCAGATGAATTATGCCTGGCAGTATGCACATACCATTCGGGAGATCGCAGCTGGACATCAAACCTTTCAGGATCTGGACAGCCTGATGCAGGAAACCGAGGCTAATTTCCCTTCTTCAGCCTATCGGATGTATTTCACATCTAATCATGATGAAAACTCATGGAATGGTACAGACCCAGAAATGTATGGTGATAATTTCGAGAATTTTGCCGTTCTGTCGGCAACCTTATCCGGTATGCCATTGATTTATAATGGGCAGGAGTCAGGATTGGATAAACAACTTGAGTTCTTTGAAAAAGACCCAATTGAATGGAAGGAATATAAGTACCAGGGTTTTTATACAACGCTCGTTGGCTTGAAAAGAGACACGCCTGCTTTATGGAATGGAGATTTTGGGGGAGACCTCGAGTTCATTCAGGTTCCTGAAGGTTCAGAAGGTGTGTTAGCCTATAAGCGCCAAAAAGATGATAGTGAAGTGGTTGTGGTTCTCAATTTTACCGGCAACCAGCAAAGTGTACCTCTCTCAGAAGTAGGTGTTGATGAATCATACACCACCTACAATTCTAACAGTTTAATGGTCACCTCGCAAGAGATTAGTTTTGGCCCTAACCAATGGGTTATTTTTGTTAAATAA
- a CDS encoding alpha-amylase family glycosyl hydrolase, with the protein MKYLSSLLFLLVFSFTAIDSSAQNTIEVTFRYYANENAVRAFVPGQFNNWGNNSSGQISTTDGSLMEKDQANGFWYQTVSLTVGGGTSSYQGRSGYAYKFHEQYNASGTEWQWFTDPLNDIAIGQNNDSFIEVTNPLIFQLQPSNNQIVGEEDEIWATVAATASDPIDVDASEYLVNGVSAGSFAGNYDTGRQLFSITDLASVSLSVGENTIKLIAVTESGVTKTDSVSFAYLPDVNPEEAARPQGLQDGITYSQDGTSVTLSLFAPGKDYVFAIGDFNEWKVSEEYLMKKDSLNPDSVWHWIEIDGLTPGEEYGMQYLVDGELRVSDPYSELVLDPFNDQYISATTFPNLMPYPSDYTQGWVTVLQPGKALYDWEATDYQRPEKTELVIYELLLRDFLDTKNFQTLTDSLDYLENLGVNAIELMPVSEFDGNLSWGYNPNHHLALDKFYGTPTAFKKFVDEAHKRGMAVILDVVMNHATGANPLYQLYGNDDEYYFNSQPRHAFNVFNDFDHSYSGTQYYTKRMIEHWINEYKIDGFRWDLTKGFTQNCTESNGSCTSAYQQDRVDLLKKYSDYQWEADPDFIVIFEHLGTENEEKEWANYRVHEGKGVMLWGNMNFAYSEASMGYNENGKSNLVGVVAESRTSFQQRHIVGYMESHDEQWLMLKKKKFGNSAGNYDIKELGTALARQKLVGAFFFPMPGPKMIWQFGELGYGWGEDECLKPGGSGNGDCLASDPGRVSEKPIRWNYYTDNERLKVYKTWSSLISLRKSSPVFTNPDGASYTLSEAVKSYVLEHDDSDALVVGNFGVTETDAQVTFPASGDWYNFFEGTSITVGDPNMTFTLEPGEFRIYTTKQFETPEEGLLTSSESKSDSDLPDSFRLRQNYPNPFNPTTTISFDVAKAGVVKLEVFDVLGRKVAQLANERKAAGSYTLNFDAGNLSSGMYIYRLQAGEKVFTRKMMLVK; encoded by the coding sequence ATGAAGTATTTAAGCTCACTACTGTTTTTGTTAGTATTCAGTTTTACGGCTATTGATTCATCAGCCCAGAACACGATTGAGGTTACATTCAGATATTATGCCAATGAAAATGCAGTGAGAGCTTTTGTTCCCGGACAATTCAATAACTGGGGAAATAATAGCAGCGGTCAGATAAGTACAACAGATGGTTCTTTGATGGAGAAGGATCAGGCTAACGGGTTTTGGTATCAAACGGTTAGTCTTACTGTAGGAGGAGGTACTTCCAGCTATCAGGGCCGTTCAGGGTATGCCTATAAATTTCACGAACAATATAATGCGAGTGGAACGGAATGGCAGTGGTTCACCGATCCTCTCAATGATATCGCAATCGGACAAAATAACGACTCATTCATCGAGGTAACCAACCCGCTTATTTTTCAGCTCCAGCCTTCCAACAATCAAATTGTAGGGGAAGAAGATGAAATCTGGGCAACTGTAGCTGCAACAGCAAGTGATCCTATCGATGTAGATGCCTCTGAATATCTTGTAAATGGGGTTTCAGCAGGCTCATTTGCCGGAAACTATGATACAGGGCGGCAGCTTTTCTCTATTACAGATTTAGCCTCCGTCTCACTTTCAGTAGGCGAAAATACGATAAAACTCATAGCGGTAACGGAGTCAGGGGTAACAAAAACAGATTCGGTTTCTTTTGCCTATCTCCCGGATGTAAATCCGGAAGAGGCTGCACGCCCACAAGGTCTGCAAGATGGAATCACTTACAGTCAGGACGGAACTTCAGTGACACTTTCTCTATTTGCTCCCGGAAAGGATTATGTATTCGCTATCGGGGATTTTAATGAATGGAAAGTGAGTGAGGAATATCTCATGAAAAAAGACTCCTTAAATCCAGACAGCGTTTGGCACTGGATTGAGATTGACGGCCTAACACCCGGAGAGGAGTATGGTATGCAATACCTGGTGGATGGAGAACTGCGGGTTTCCGATCCATACTCTGAATTGGTTCTGGATCCCTTTAACGATCAGTATATATCCGCCACTACTTTCCCGAACCTGATGCCATATCCTTCTGACTATACTCAGGGATGGGTTACCGTGCTTCAGCCCGGTAAAGCTCTGTACGACTGGGAAGCGACCGACTACCAGCGCCCGGAGAAGACGGAATTGGTGATTTATGAACTGCTGCTCCGGGACTTCCTTGATACAAAGAACTTTCAGACACTAACTGATTCACTTGATTATCTCGAGAACCTTGGTGTTAACGCCATTGAACTTATGCCCGTGAGTGAATTTGATGGAAACCTGAGCTGGGGATATAATCCCAATCATCATCTGGCACTCGACAAGTTCTATGGTACCCCGACAGCTTTTAAAAAGTTTGTGGATGAAGCTCACAAAAGAGGGATGGCGGTTATTTTGGATGTGGTAATGAATCATGCCACCGGTGCAAACCCTCTTTATCAGCTCTATGGAAATGATGACGAATATTATTTCAACTCACAGCCGCGACACGCATTTAATGTATTCAACGATTTTGATCACTCTTATTCCGGGACTCAGTACTACACAAAACGTATGATTGAGCACTGGATCAATGAGTATAAGATTGACGGTTTCCGGTGGGATTTGACCAAAGGATTTACTCAAAATTGTACCGAAAGTAATGGTTCGTGTACCAGTGCTTACCAACAAGATCGCGTTGACCTGCTGAAAAAATATTCGGACTACCAATGGGAAGCTGATCCGGATTTCATCGTCATTTTTGAGCATTTGGGAACCGAAAACGAAGAAAAAGAGTGGGCCAACTACCGCGTTCATGAAGGTAAAGGGGTGATGCTTTGGGGTAACATGAATTTTGCCTACAGTGAAGCATCCATGGGGTATAATGAGAACGGGAAATCCAACCTGGTTGGGGTAGTTGCTGAATCGAGAACCAGTTTTCAGCAACGCCACATTGTTGGATATATGGAAAGTCATGATGAGCAGTGGCTGATGCTTAAAAAGAAGAAATTTGGAAATTCAGCAGGTAACTATGATATCAAAGAATTAGGTACCGCACTTGCCCGGCAAAAACTGGTGGGTGCATTTTTCTTTCCCATGCCCGGACCAAAAATGATTTGGCAATTTGGGGAACTGGGTTACGGTTGGGGTGAAGATGAATGTCTGAAACCGGGGGGAAGCGGAAATGGAGATTGTCTGGCAAGCGATCCCGGAAGAGTAAGCGAGAAGCCCATCAGATGGAATTATTACACTGATAACGAGCGATTGAAAGTTTATAAAACGTGGAGCTCTTTAATCAGCCTGAGAAAAAGCAGCCCGGTGTTTACTAATCCTGATGGTGCGTCTTATACCCTGAGTGAAGCTGTAAAATCATATGTACTGGAGCATGATGATTCGGATGCATTAGTGGTCGGAAACTTTGGGGTTACTGAAACCGATGCACAGGTGACATTTCCCGCTTCAGGAGATTGGTATAATTTCTTTGAAGGAACTTCCATTACAGTAGGTGACCCGAATATGACGTTTACTTTAGAACCCGGTGAATTCAGAATTTATACCACAAAACAGTTCGAAACACCGGAAGAAGGATTACTAACCTCTTCAGAGTCAAAATCAGATTCTGATTTACCCGATTCCTTTCGCTTACGGCAAAATTATCCGAATCCATTCAATCCTACTACAACCATTAGTTTTGATGTTGCCAAAGCCGGAGTGGTAAAGCTGGAAGTTTTTGATGTTTTAGGCAGAAAAGTAGCACAGCTGGCAAATGAAAGAAAAGCCGCCGGCTCATATACGCTAAACTTTGACGCAGGCAATTTAAGCAGCGGAATGTATATCTACCGATTGCAAGCCGGTGAAAAAGTTTTTACCCGAAAGATGATGCTTGTTAAATAA
- a CDS encoding MFS transporter, with protein sequence MEKPTTRPRLSFWEIWNMSFGFLGIQFGFALQNANVSRIFETLGASVDDIPILWIAAPLTGLVVQPIIGYFSDRTWTRLGRRRPYFLFGAIAASIALVIMPNSPVLWVAAGMLWIMDASINVSMEPFRAFVGDMLPSEQRTKGFAMQSFFIGTGAVVASALPWMLSNWFGVANTAPEGIIPPSVKWSFYLGAVAFISAVAWTVFRTKEYSPEELERFEEAEKEEIVDESVLREVPIEAGKGQNKINLGIIFAVVGAITTYLTFAYELEKEVYVATGGLIAAGLVSLVAGLLQKGGKTEHGLVVVMHDFIHMPKTMKQLAVVQFFSWFALFAMWIYTTSGVTAHIYGTSDTTSMLYNEGADWVGVMFGVYNGVAAIVAFGLAPLAKVLSRKWVHALSLVLGGIGLILIYFISDPMMLIISMIGVGVAWASILAMPYAILAGSLPAQKMGLYMGIFNFFIVLPQLLAATILGFVTRTYFGGEAVYALVLGGIVMIIAAATMYFVDDVDEQSA encoded by the coding sequence ATGGAAAAACCAACCACACGACCACGCCTTAGCTTTTGGGAAATATGGAACATGAGCTTTGGCTTTTTGGGGATTCAATTTGGCTTTGCCCTCCAGAATGCAAACGTAAGCCGGATTTTTGAAACGCTGGGTGCTAGCGTTGATGATATCCCCATACTGTGGATTGCGGCTCCTTTAACTGGTCTTGTGGTTCAGCCGATCATTGGATACTTCAGTGATCGAACCTGGACACGATTGGGACGACGCAGACCATATTTCTTGTTTGGAGCTATTGCTGCTTCCATTGCATTGGTGATTATGCCTAATTCGCCTGTATTATGGGTTGCAGCGGGTATGCTTTGGATCATGGATGCTTCCATAAATGTATCTATGGAGCCGTTCAGGGCGTTTGTTGGGGACATGCTCCCGTCCGAACAGCGGACAAAAGGCTTTGCCATGCAGAGTTTCTTTATCGGAACCGGAGCTGTGGTGGCATCTGCTCTTCCATGGATGCTGAGTAATTGGTTCGGAGTGGCAAATACAGCCCCCGAAGGAATTATTCCTCCCTCCGTAAAATGGTCGTTCTACCTGGGGGCGGTGGCTTTCATCAGTGCAGTGGCCTGGACGGTTTTCCGGACCAAAGAATACAGCCCGGAAGAACTTGAGCGATTCGAAGAAGCGGAGAAAGAAGAAATAGTAGATGAATCTGTGCTTCGCGAAGTACCTATTGAAGCCGGTAAGGGGCAGAATAAAATCAACCTTGGGATTATTTTTGCTGTCGTCGGTGCAATCACTACCTATCTCACTTTTGCATACGAACTTGAGAAAGAAGTGTATGTGGCAACGGGCGGTTTGATTGCTGCGGGTCTGGTTTCTTTGGTAGCCGGACTGCTTCAGAAAGGCGGTAAAACTGAACACGGATTGGTCGTGGTGATGCACGATTTCATCCATATGCCAAAGACCATGAAGCAGCTGGCTGTGGTTCAGTTCTTTTCCTGGTTTGCTTTATTTGCTATGTGGATTTATACCACCTCCGGAGTAACGGCTCATATTTATGGTACCAGCGATACAACCTCCATGCTTTACAATGAAGGCGCCGACTGGGTGGGAGTGATGTTTGGGGTGTATAACGGAGTTGCTGCCATTGTAGCGTTTGGTTTAGCTCCTTTGGCTAAAGTACTGAGCCGCAAATGGGTCCATGCATTATCTTTAGTGCTTGGCGGCATTGGTTTGATACTGATTTATTTTATTTCTGATCCAATGATGCTCATCATTTCGATGATCGGTGTAGGTGTTGCCTGGGCATCTATTTTGGCTATGCCTTATGCGATTTTAGCCGGATCCTTACCAGCTCAGAAAATGGGCTTGTATATGGGCATTTTTAACTTCTTTATTGTTCTTCCACAGTTGCTTGCAGCAACTATTCTTGGCTTTGTGACCCGAACCTATTTCGGTGGGGAAGCGGTGTACGCTTTAGTACTTGGGGGCATTGTGATGATCATAGCAGCGGCAACCATGTATTTTGTGGATGATGTAGATGAACAGTCAGCTTAG
- a CDS encoding alpha-amylase family glycosyl hydrolase yields MKNKISRFFLVAAVFLVSGCSAYIEAPKESQIIGLASPVSLEYGETTIITADYFISHSLIDSVVVPASLSAVLSQDSEEVVLSGSLDNPLGVMTIWVDGFGYDILLKKSNKQKVTITFDPEGKEYQSVQLKGEMNNWNPAAAPFTKENGVWKTTMLVNEGVYQYILMLDGKETPDPANPNAVSNGMGGTNSVLTVGDMEAEKPTLETYDHSGPSVYLKTEAAENTIVFWENYQLKTRYQDNILSFEIPANARNLKRSHIRAWTYKNGQLSNDVLIPLSNGNVIRDTGELTRHDHHNWNMYFVLIDRFMDGNPSNTKKVDDPQIHPKANYYGGDFAGITQTIKSGYFKDIGVNTLWLSPITQNPEEAYGLWDKGGVTTTFSGYHGYWPVSSSKVDYRFGTEEEFRELLDVAHQNDMNVILDYVANHVHELHPVYQKNPDWATNLYLPDGRLNTELWDEQRLTTWFDTFMPTLDFSKEEVINTMTDSALYWVKEFELDGFRHDATKHIQLEFWRTLTRKIKDSVTIPTGKEVFQIGETYGSRELIASYINSGMLNSQFDFSIYDAGLNTFGQGNSFEGLHTQLQESFNYYGYHNLMGYISGNHDKTRFITLTSGEVSWSEDGKLAGWTREIEDPQAFAYDRLSMFHAFNQTIPGIPVTYQGDEYGQPGANDPDNRRWMEFREEELSSPELKNRSIYSKLTELRNTEMTLTYGDFRFHVVDENTLAYSRAYFEDQVIAVFNKSDQQEVVEVMLRNEFDYSNLEAQFGNDFVIEERVLKVTLPSNSFEILTL; encoded by the coding sequence ATGAAAAATAAGATTTCCAGATTTTTTCTTGTAGCGGCCGTCTTTTTAGTGTCCGGTTGTTCTGCATATATCGAAGCGCCCAAAGAATCTCAGATTATTGGGCTTGCTTCTCCAGTAAGCCTGGAATATGGTGAAACCACAATTATAACAGCAGATTATTTTATCTCTCACTCACTCATCGATTCTGTTGTTGTGCCAGCTTCACTGTCCGCAGTGTTGTCTCAGGACAGTGAAGAGGTGGTTTTATCAGGCTCTTTAGACAATCCCTTGGGCGTTATGACTATATGGGTAGATGGATTTGGATACGATATCCTTCTCAAAAAGTCGAACAAACAGAAGGTGACCATCACTTTTGATCCTGAAGGCAAGGAGTACCAATCGGTTCAGCTAAAAGGGGAAATGAATAACTGGAATCCGGCAGCTGCTCCTTTTACAAAAGAGAATGGCGTTTGGAAAACAACCATGCTGGTGAATGAAGGAGTCTATCAGTACATCCTGATGCTGGACGGTAAAGAAACACCTGATCCTGCTAATCCCAATGCCGTAAGCAATGGTATGGGAGGAACAAACTCTGTTCTAACTGTCGGGGATATGGAGGCTGAAAAGCCAACCCTGGAAACCTATGATCATTCGGGGCCGTCCGTTTATCTAAAAACAGAAGCTGCTGAAAACACCATTGTTTTTTGGGAAAACTACCAACTGAAAACACGGTATCAGGATAACATTCTGAGTTTTGAGATTCCTGCGAATGCCCGGAACTTAAAACGTTCTCACATACGGGCATGGACGTATAAAAACGGGCAGCTTTCTAATGATGTGCTCATTCCATTATCAAACGGAAATGTGATCCGAGATACCGGTGAGTTAACCCGGCACGACCATCACAACTGGAATATGTATTTCGTGTTGATTGACCGCTTCATGGATGGAAATCCATCGAACACAAAAAAAGTAGATGACCCACAAATTCACCCCAAGGCAAATTATTACGGCGGTGATTTTGCCGGAATTACACAAACCATCAAAAGCGGTTACTTTAAAGATATTGGAGTAAATACTCTCTGGCTTTCACCAATCACGCAGAATCCTGAAGAGGCGTATGGATTGTGGGATAAAGGAGGAGTCACCACAACCTTTTCAGGTTACCACGGATACTGGCCGGTATCTTCTTCCAAGGTAGATTACCGATTCGGGACCGAAGAAGAATTCAGAGAGCTTCTGGATGTAGCTCACCAAAATGACATGAATGTCATTCTGGATTATGTCGCCAATCATGTTCATGAGCTTCATCCTGTTTACCAAAAGAACCCTGACTGGGCAACGAATTTATACCTTCCGGATGGTCGGTTAAATACCGAATTGTGGGACGAGCAACGCCTCACTACCTGGTTTGATACTTTTATGCCAACCCTTGATTTTTCAAAAGAAGAAGTCATAAATACTATGACCGACTCAGCTTTGTACTGGGTGAAGGAATTTGAGCTCGATGGCTTTCGTCATGATGCCACCAAACATATTCAGCTTGAGTTCTGGAGAACGCTGACCCGGAAAATTAAAGATTCGGTAACTATACCGACCGGAAAAGAGGTTTTTCAGATCGGAGAGACCTATGGCAGTCGCGAGCTTATCGCCAGTTATATCAATTCTGGGATGCTGAATTCACAGTTTGATTTCAGTATCTATGATGCAGGCTTAAACACGTTTGGACAAGGCAATTCTTTCGAAGGACTGCACACTCAGCTGCAGGAAAGTTTCAATTATTACGGTTATCACAATTTGATGGGCTATATTTCTGGGAATCACGACAAAACCCGTTTCATCACGTTAACAAGTGGTGAGGTAAGCTGGAGTGAGGATGGAAAGCTTGCAGGCTGGACCAGGGAAATTGAAGATCCTCAGGCCTTTGCCTATGACCGGTTGAGTATGTTCCATGCTTTTAATCAAACCATTCCCGGAATTCCTGTTACTTATCAGGGGGATGAATACGGTCAGCCCGGAGCCAACGATCCGGATAATCGCCGTTGGATGGAATTCAGGGAAGAAGAGCTGAGTTCGCCAGAGCTTAAAAACCGAAGTATCTACAGCAAGCTAACTGAATTACGAAATACTGAAATGACGCTTACCTATGGTGATTTCAGGTTTCATGTGGTTGACGAGAACACTCTCGCTTATTCAAGAGCCTATTTTGAAGATCAGGTTATTGCGGTTTTCAATAAATCAGATCAGCAAGAAGTGGTAGAGGTAATGCTCCGGAATGAATTTGATTATTCAAACCTGGAAGCCCAATTCGGTAATGATTTTGTGATAGAGGAGCGGGTACTCAAAGTAACCCTGCCATCAAACAGTTTTGAAATATTAACTCTTTAA